In Panicum virgatum strain AP13 chromosome 5K, P.virgatum_v5, whole genome shotgun sequence, the genomic window AGTGgcatatactatatatatatatatatatatatatatatatatatatatatatatatatatatatatatatatactttcgCATGTCATGGCATTCGATCGTTTAGTTAGCTAAGTGGTGGCGggattatataaatatatttgtgTGTGATCGGTAGAACGGATGGCCGGGTAGCTAGCTAGAGGTTGGTTGAGCAGCTGGAGCCGCAGAGCAATGCGTTGTTGGTGCACTTGAGGAGGCAGACGGGCAGCTGCACGGGGTCCAGCCCCAGCGCCGGCTTGTAGCAGTCGAGCATGCACCCCGTCACCCCGCTCCCGCACACGGTGACGCACTCCGTCAGCCCCGCCAGGGGGGACCGGCTGCCGCCGTGGTGGTGGTCGCGCCAGCGGGGGCCATGGCGGTGCTGCAGGCCGCCGCCAGCAGTGTTCTTATTCAtggccaccgccgcggcggggccgccgtcgccgaacCTGGCCGCGTCGGATGGCGacggggccacggcggcggccgcgaccaCCAGCGCCAGCAGGAgcgtcgccgcggcggcctTCATGGTGCGGGGCGCGCACACGTCCGCGTGAATAATTCTTCCGAGTCCGATCGATCGCTGAGGAGTGAGGACGGGGTGCGATGAAGCTAGGTGATCGAATGCAGAGCTGCTGTATGATCTACCAGTATGTTGGGTTGAGCTATATATACATAGGTATCTCGGCTCGGATCGGAGTTGGCGTATCGCTTAGGAGAAGGTGCAAGCACGAGAGATACGTGAGGAAGCATGCAGCACCCGAGACGGAACGTGCTCACTTGCCCCGCGCAACAACATAATTTGTGTGAGCAAAACAGGAACAGAAACAGGCCCctgcagcatgcatgcatgttcacCTGCGGCCGAACTGTACTTACTTGCCGTTCTCTCGCAAATCTCTCGCCTTATACTTCGTTCCCCATTGCCATCTATCACCGGTAGAAGAATTGTATTGTTTCGGCAACAACTGTACGTGCCAAGCGTCTATCTACCAGCTAGTAGTTGTGGAAGACTACGGGAAGCACGCAAGTCGAATAAGCCGCGGATCGATCGCGTTTTGAACCCTGTTAGGTACGGCTGATGTCGAACACGTGTGCATCATGTCGAGATGCCCGAGTTGGTCTAAGGCGCCAGATTAAGGTTCTGGTCCGAAAAGGGCGTGGGTTCAAAACCCACTCTCAACacgatattttttttattttttccagGTTCCAATTTTATTTTTCCAATCAGCTTCCGAAATAGCATGAGAAGATTCGTGCTAGATTTGTCCCGCTCTCAGAAAGAATAAGTTGCGATGCAACCAAGGTGCTCGTTCTCGCACCCTCTGCCGCACACCCAGCTCCAttctccgcctccccgccgctcgGCGACCAGCGCCCCCAACATGGCAATTCTTCCGCCGCCAGCCATTACTCCTCGAGAACCGACGGGCAGCTCCTGACTGATTGGATACGAGCTGGGCAGTACAAAGATTCAAACAAGAGAAGGGGGTCACTGTTCGGAGGAACCGGCGCGCCGCGGCAGTACTATTAACCCAGTCAGTGTCAGTGGGGGTTTTATGGAgaatttcatgacattaaatatcattaattttgctgacatggcaaagAAAGAGAAGGATGTAATTCATGAGATGTGAGAAGAGTTTCATCACTATGAAACTCATCTAACACGGTTACCTAGTTTCCAGTCTAGGTATTTGTGCCCATGAAATTCTCACTGAGACttggccagtctcagtgggagtttcatgggTACAGTTACCTAAACTGAAAACTAGATAACTGTGCCAGATGGTTTCATAGTGATGAAACTCtcatcacatttcgtgaaactCCATCATTCTCTCTTCTTGTCATCTTAGCAAAAGTGATGGTATTTAATGTCATCAAACTTTTCATGaaactcccattgagactggccttagaCTTAATATGGGTGAATTTGGACGAAATTTACTATAGCAATCTTCAATCGAAGATTAGAAGGACTAAATATGATCTAATTAGAAAACTAATTATATGAATGATggaaaatcacgagacgaaactattaagtctaattaaatCTTTATTAGAGATTTTTTTACCGTAGCACGATATTGTCTAATTATGGTCCAATTAGATTTAAATGATTCGCCTTGCAATGACACCTGGGGTTATGGAACATGTTTTTGTTAGTTATcgatatttaatatttttaattagtggtcaaacattTAAAGTTATTCTAACactgaaaattttttggaatcTAAACACATTCATACGCTAGTCTGCATGTTGCGGTTGGCCAGTGGTCGGTTCGTTGAGGCGTTTAAGCAATAATCGCCAGCGTTTGTGCCAGGTGACAGACACAGACTGACAGTgtggtactccctccatcctagaATATAAGTATTTATTGATTTTTGCTGATTATgtttgaccattcgtcttatttaaaatatttatgaaaatataaaaacaaTTATGATATACTTAAAATATATACGATGATAAAACATGTCatagcaaaataaataatattttcacaaatttttgaataagacgaatgaTCAAACGTGAATCACGGAAATTGATAATACTTAtattttgagacggagggaATATGAACAATGCGCCACCACAACCAACCACCAGATTCTCACCTGCTAATTTGTGCCGTCACTCACGCAAGCGGTCCACCGGCAGAGTACCTTTCTCGCCCAGTTATATTGTCCACCAAGTTCTGCTTGTAAATtgtgataaaaaaaatgaagtttTGCTTGTAAACGTTTTGCACTCGACTACCCTCTGCTGGGTCACGCGGGTGACCTCAGCTATCACACGCTCAGATTTTATGTTTTAGGTCTAAAGTAGCATAACAAATCGGTCCACACATGTAATCCAGTTAAATTTGTTTCAgaacaaatttttttatttcagaacaattttttaattattcaagcaatacaaaaaatttgttcggaaacaaaaaaaattgtttcaaaattaaaaatagTTATTGGACCTTGCGTAATGGTTTGACTGCCGGTCGCCCAAGCGACTCCTAATATTTGTGTCTTCAGTCCCAATTCTCAAGTTAGCAGTAATAACATCTTCAATTCATCATCGTTTGGTTAAATATTTATCAAGTCCAAACCGTTCGTGCTGCGTAAAAAAGCAGGGAATTCGCATTTCCAAATGGGCCTCCAGCCCACACTACATAAGGTGCAAGTGATAGTGGGCAGCCCATACATGCTCATAGATCCAACAGCAGCCTGCTTAACGTACAGGCCAATGCCTATGTACGATGAACGCTGAGAATCCAGCGACGACCAATGGTTGAGCTGTTCGGACGACGACTAGTCGGGAGACTAACTAGCTGAGGTTAGGTTACTATGGTTAGGTCAGGCTCAAGCAGGCAATGAATGATAAACCAGCTCATTCGCATGGCCCAGTCACATGGGCGTCTCGTGCGCGGGCGGCTTGCTTACCGAAACAGGAAAGTGAAAAGGGAAAGTGGCAGCAGCCTTCCATTCAATTCCCGGATGGGCCTCCGGCCCAGAGGGAGCCGCGGTGCGGTGGCACGCCTCCCAACCGCCACCGCAGCGCGAGATCGGGGCCATTCCACCGCCGATCCGACGGTCAGGGTCGTCTGCGGCGGTAAGTCGGCAGGGCGTATTCATACGTAGCCGtagacgacgacgaggccggcGCGAGAGGCGGGACCACACGCAGCGCAGCGGGGTGGGCGGGGGGCAGTTTGGTCATTTGGCCGCGAGAGGGGAAAAAAAATCTGGCCTGTGCagtgcagagagggagagagaggggacaGGACGTGGTCGGTGCGTCGTGCGTGTCAGGACGATGCTGGCCAAGATCCGGCGCTGCACCGATGGGCGTGAGATCCAAGGCGCCCGCCTCGGGAACAAAGCTGAGTATTACTACTACTTTTTTTAATTGCCCCTGCAACCCGGCAGATCTTTAGTAATTAAATTAAACGCCTGTTTTTCATCATTTCTGAAATGAACCATTTTTCCATTCGCCCATAAGTGCTTTTGCGTTTTCAGGGTTTTAAAAATATTTCCCCCCACTGTCTTGTACATTTTGCTGTTTCAAGAATTTTATCAGGATGATTCTCGGCCTAAATTTTGAGAATTATATATTCTTATTAAAAGCAACAATCAAAATACAGGACGCTGTGCGCGTGAGCAAGAAAAAGCATCGATCTAATCTAAGTATACGGAATTTGTGGCCCGAGATGAGTTTTCTTGTTGTGGACTACAATTAAGTAGGAAGATATCACCCCCTTATTCTTGTGGTTTATGCGTGTTAACACATTGAGAATCAGATGCTTTTGCGACCAACTTATCAAGAGGAGGCTCAAATAGTCGAATTGATAGGGTGCGGATCGGTGTTCCGAAACTTGCTTGGTTCTCATCTCCGGATGAGGTTTCATGGCAGCTAAGGAAAGATTGAGTAATGAGCTCATATAACATAAGAGACGATGAATGCCATCGATGGCTTGATCCTAGCTGGAACGAGGATTACGGACCATCACAATTGCTAGGTTATAGTATGGCGATTCGGCGGCTAGAGATTAGCGGAGCATAGGCGAAAATCAAACACACAAGATTTGAGAAAAATGAAAAGTGAGCAACGCTAGGTTTGAAAATGGAGATCGCTCGTGCAGTAGAGAAAAATGGGGCAGATATTTCAAAAGCCCTCCTTAAGAGTTCCTCATCACCCGTCGAACATCTCCAGGCTACGAAGTCAGTCAGGTACGACCGTACGAGTGGTGCACGTATATGGTATGTATGTACTCCGTATGCATCACAACTCACAAGCAACCGATGATATATTTTCCTATTTGTTTAGCGAAGAGAAGAGGCGGTGGACAGGGAGgagaatatatataataaaaaaacaaaaacggcAGGGGGGGAAAAAACGGCAGCTTAAAAAAGAGGGGCGCGGGAGACGTGGTCCACCTGCCCACCCGGCGCCAACCCGGCGGTTGGTTGGTATATTTGTGGTGCTCCGGGGCGGTCAGCACCGCATCGCCGCCTATCCTCACCAGCCTCAAGAAAAGGGCAGGCAAGGCGAGAGGCGAGGCCAAGGCCAAAGGCCAAGCCTCCTCCCCCCGTTGCTTCAGTTCCTCCGTTTGCGTTCCATTTCCTTCACCCCATATCTAATCCTGGACCGACCTGCAAGAAGCagcgagaggagaggaggaggagacgtaGATATATAGATAGATAGCCAGGGAGACTCGTCGGAGCTCCTCCGGGAAAGGAATTTCTCCGTGGGAGAAGGGGTCAGATCTTTGAGACgaccagcaggaggaggagaggatgcCTTCCAGAGCGATGAACCGGCTGCTCTTCgagtcctcgtcctcgtccggcggcggcggctgcagggaggccgagccggccgcggcggtgctCTGCGCCCCGAGGCCGCGCAGGGCCCATGTCCACCCCTGCAGCGCCGACCTCATCCTCGGCCCGCCGCCCTTCCTGCTCACCAACAACAAGGTACCGGGTCAAATCCACACCAACCCCTGTTCTTGCCTTGGAAAAATCCCTCCTTTTGCCCCTTCTGGTTCGTGTTCTCGGACGAAGATCTCATCTTTTTTCCGCTATCCTTATTTACAGAGCAAGGAGAAGACCAAGGCACCGGAGGCGGAggtcgacggcgacgaggacgggggctgggcgctgttcggcgggtcgccgccggcgcgcgcggtcAACCCGCTCGTGCACGACCCCCACTTCCTGCTCAACCAGCGCCACCCTGCCGACTCGTCGCCGTTGGAGCTCGGGATTTTTGACCACCAGAGCCGCAGCAACTACAGCCACCGCCCCACGTATATTAGCagtaacagcagcagcagcagcaacagtttTGCCCCGTCGTTCGCGCCGGCCGTGAGGATCCAGGGGTTCGACGTCGCCGCGTGCCGGAGCGCCCACtccaacggcggcggccgcgtgcTGTCCGCCCGCGCGTGAGCGCGAGAGGCGGATCGGAGCTCCGGCAGCCGGGGCGCCGCCGAACCCAGGGGAAGACCTCGAATCTTGTACAGTtttcgccggccggccgtcttAGCTTACTACTACGCGTACGTGTGTTTTGTGGTATATACAGCAACGCTTTTTATTAACAGCAGATCAGATCAGCATaggaaggggagagagagagatcgttAAGAAGAGCAGATTGATGATCACCGATACACAGCAGGGGATGATCAAAGGGAGAGAGGAATTTtttcttataatttttttttctcagcaTGGTTTTCTCGTCTTGTGTTGTAAGCTACAGTAGCATATCTTGTTCGTTGTTCGGGCGCCCGTCCTGTAGATATCCATCAATGTTTCTAGTTGAGGAGGTCCGTCCTGGGATGGTGATAAAAAAAAGATGGCTTTTGCTTGCTTAAGCAAGCCGTGAAGCTACCGCCTCCATGTAACCATGGTTGTATGTATAAAGAACTGTTTACATAACATGATATGTAATCAAGAAGTCAATCATCATTTCTGAGCTGTTCATatcttctttttctattttctatttctaaaaaaaTCCGCTCGTGTTCGTGCAATCGTGCCATGCCTAGCTTAATGATGGTCATCAtggtagggatggcaacgggtatccGAAACCCGATGGGTTTTTTTCATTAGGGTGCAGACATAGACTAAATTCTATACCCGCGGGTTTTTTAATGGGATAAAATTCGTATCCGTCGGGTTTGCGGGTGCGGATTTGTTCTTCAAGTACCTAAACCCGCAAACCCGTGGGTATAATAAACCCGACAACATATAACCTAAAATACTAATGTCACAAGGTCTTGTATCAAAATAAGGTCCAATCACATGCTAAGAGAGACTTAGGCTCATGTAATTCCATTTTTTTATTTCCATCGATGATTACCTATTTATAGACTCATTTGGCTATAATGCATtatttgtttatgttttctattaaattttgttgtttctTCTATCGGGTACGGAAAACCCGTGGGTAAAAAAAATCCGCACGGGTATGGGTACGGGCATGAAATCATACCCGCGATGGGTATGAGTTTTTTAACGGGTACGATTTTATTTTGGCGGATGCGGATTTGGGTTAGTAATACCCGACGGGTTTGTACCCGTTGTCATGGGAAAGAATGGTGGGTGGCGGAACTGGCCGCCCCTCCCACGGGAAATTCGGGATTCCGGCTGGTTGGTGCCGGAGCAAGCAAGTCGTTACGTCCTCGACAGGCTGAGCTGTTCCGGCCTCCAAACCGAGATCCCTCCTGTACTCCGCAGCACGAGTAGTAGTAGTCATAGACAGtgggatgggatgggatgggaAGGAAATCAGCGAGCGGCCGGCAACCCCACCACCTCCGTCGCCGGTCGCCGCTGCCCGCACGCGCCGTTGACTGACCGCCTCGTCGCCGGTTCCGATCCGGGCAGGCACGCCGCGCACACGACCGCGAGGAGGAGAGAGTGGCGTGGCGGCCTCGGCTTCGACGGAGCGCCATCCATCATCCACCGCCGGACGGCGACCCGCCCTCGGCCTGCGATGCGCACGCCACCACGTTgcgccggccgcgtcgccgtcgggcGCACACGCGGACGGCCGGACAAGCCTGTGGGAACCCCGGTCCAGCCGCAACCGCCTCCTTTTCCCCGCGCCACGCCGTGATTCACCGCGGCCGATCACGTGCCGGCCCGCCCAGCGAAGGGTCGCTCTCGGCGAGGGTCCCGCCCTCCGGATGCGATGCGCGACGATTCGCGGGATCCGAGGGTCGCATCCGCCGCGGACGAAGCTTCCCATGAAGAAAGCTGCGTCGTGCCCGAACGAGAAGGGGAGCAGCGCGCGGGCGGCAAGGCAAAGGCAGAggaggcgacgccgccgcccgggtGACGGTGACGGCCGCCTGTCCGGCGACAGAATCAACCAAGCAAAGCAAGTCGTGCGCGCTTGTCTCTGCCTGGTcgccttgttcttgttgttggTTTTACCATCATGTTAGTGTCGTGTCTGTCTTGAGTGCTTGGTTTTTTCTACTACTCCAACCCAGTGTTTGTTTATAGTTTATTAGTTAGTCCACCTGGTGAGTTTCTAAAGTCTGATTTTACCTCCTCCTTTCCTCTACTGTGTCATCTGTATACATACAAAGTAGGTGTTTGCCTTTCCTTTTCATTTCTTTAAGAAGAGACAGATCTGAATTATGGGCGAACGAGGACAAATCTTGTTGTCAACATAATCTGATGCAGAATCTAACACATGGATTAGTACTGAACTGTTCAAGTAGGAGTATTCAAAGGTTGGGCCGGGGTGTCAACAGCTACGATTATCCCCATTAGTCTGACCAGGCCATGAGGGGCTTGACTATACAGCTTCGTCGCTGGCGATTCAGAAGGCAGGAAATGAAAGGCGCGTTTGTGCTCGCGTGCACTCTTGGGCCTTTGTCCCACTAGTGTCCTGGACGGATGCATCCCCTGCTTCCGCTCTCCCCGATTCCTGTCGCCATCGCCTCCCATTTCCTCATTTCTTTTATCTATTCGGCAGGCGAGAAACGAGGGCGTTCTTCCAGGGAGATAGGTCATCCATCGCCATTAAGTGCGGTGCGGTGTGGCTGATAAATGATTGATGCTATCCTCCGGACCTAATGCTACTGTACCATCATCTCGGCAATGATTTCCCTTTTGTGAAAGGAAGTTTGAGTTCATTCACTGGAAATTTTATGCTAGACTCGGTCGCTAAAGACTACTAAATCTGtttggaaaaaaagagagagaagagctcGTACTCCTAACTCTGCTAATAAGTCCCTTGATATTAACCCAAAATACTGTAGACGGTAAATTCATTTCCTATTCGACTGCAAAATCTAACGCAGGCTCGATTGGAAGTTAAAACTTTAAGTATTCTCTTTGTTGTTTCTGTCAACCAAGTTAAAGCTTGTATTCAATTTAAGCAGGTCAAGCTCAAATACCATTGCCCAGGATTTGGACTTTGACATGTCGCTGGGGCGTTCTCAACTTCCACATAACTGCTCCGTCATCGTCACTGTCAGCATTGAACTGCTACCTGAATCACCACATAGGCGAAGCATTTTCAAAATAATATGTGACCCTGCAAGAAAATGGTTCGAGGTAACGCGTTAGCAATGCCCAGCTACTGTTTCTGTGTCACAACGTCATCAGATACGGATCTTTCTATCTTGACTGCAACATGCTTATAAACAAAGCAAACGAGAAACACTAAGCTTATCCCTTTGGATTCGAACTTCACATAGAAATTTCCTGCTTATCCAAGGACGTATATACTAAATAGAGGATACATGCAAATAAGGTAGAAATTAGAATCGGCACTAAGCTACAGGATACAAGAATATCTGGCAATGGCAAGTG contains:
- the LOC120710820 gene encoding anther-specific protein RTS-like, with protein sequence MKAAAATLLLALVVAAAAVAPSPSDAARFGDGGPAAAVAMNKNTAGGGLQHRHGPRWRDHHHGGSRSPLAGLTECVTVCGSGVTGCMLDCYKPALGLDPVQLPVCLLKCTNNALLCGSSCSTNL
- the LOC120709159 gene encoding uncharacterized protein LOC120709159, which codes for MPSRAMNRLLFESSSSSGGGGCREAEPAAAVLCAPRPRRAHVHPCSADLILGPPPFLLTNNKSKEKTKAPEAEVDGDEDGGWALFGGSPPARAVNPLVHDPHFLLNQRHPADSSPLELGIFDHQSRSNYSHRPTYISSNSSSSSNSFAPSFAPAVRIQGFDVAACRSAHSNGGGRVLSARA